GGCATATTGGAAGGGGGAAAAAACCACTTAATAAGAATgcatttttaataaaagtaaGCTTTTTCTTGACAACCATGAACAGGAAAAGTCAAGGAAAGGCTACAAAGCCACAATAGACGGCACCGGAACTAAAATTAGGACCAAATATCTGGCTTTATTCTTTAGTTACAAAATGGGCTTTCAAGCAATCACTTGGCCTTCAGGGTTTGAAGACCAACAACTCATCATTAATATTATGTTAATATCAAGAAGTTGAAAAGCCATGATTAATCTTAAATCATAGCAAACATCGTTTCAAGTTAAATTTATGATTTAATGCTTCTAGTGAAATATTTACttgtatatttatttttctcctTTACGAAACGAGCTCTAGAAAACTGTACCTGATTCTCTTGCCAATTTTTCTAAAAGGAGCACCATCCTTGCAAACAGCTATTCCCTTCTCCAAGCACTCTTGAGTTACCTGCAAACATTATGTAAAATGATTTGCTCAATAACTAATCTAAATTATTTCTTAACTAGCATTGCTAATGAGGTATTAAATTTGTCCATGTTACAAAGAATGGaaatatataaaagattaaCAATATAACAGTGTATAGATCATAAtgacaccaaaaaaaaaatccccACTGGTAGAGAACTATTTACCACAACAAGGTTTTTCATTTCATCACTGACTTCCCCGCAGAAAAATGTCTTTGACGTGTCCCCATGATATCCCTGAAACATACAATTAGCAAAGAATACAATTACATgataattaacaataaaaagAGGAATTGGAGGGAAAGCAGAAGATCAACTATGCAAGCAGAAGGGCTAATGAGGaaaatttgtatatattattatgGTGAGTTATGGAATTAGTGTGAAAGTAGGATCGTAATATAAAAAAAGGACAAAATGATCCCATGACCTTTTCAGGGCTTTAAGTCTCTCCCTATCACATTCCACTACAAGTCTAACTACCGTATCATGCTGCTTATTCCCCCTCAATATTGATGCAGTATATTCTGACACTGTCCTATACTACCCTGGCCCTTTCTATTCCTTACTTGGACCCCCTTCATTCCCCTCTTTATTTGTTCTTTTATGTACTCTACTAATAGGTGGTGCAACATGTGAGGTCCTACCAGATTATGTATACACTTTACTTTGGGATTACTAATTACTTAATCGCAACCCTAAGCACTTTCTTGAACatacatataattataattctTAAAACAGCGAGAATGACAATTAAGAATGTAGTTCAAGATGATTTCCATTTTCTGGATATAGGGGCATACACAGAAAGGCAATTAAAAAAGTGATCTGTTCACTAAATAAATTTTCACCAGGAAATTAGAAGCATACATTCAGGTATACTGTCACATCAATATTAATAATGTCACCATTCTGCAGAAAAGAGATAAATGTCATCAGCTTATGAGTGATATGCATACCAAGGATAaagtgaaaaaataaattaataattatgtatATAGAGAGGCTTGTGAAACCTGTAACTGCCTAGAATCAGGTATTCCATGGCACATGCACTCATTAACTGATGTGCACACACTTTTTGGAAATCCACCATAGCCAAGGGGTGAGGGATAAGCACCAGCATCAATTATCATCTGATGCACTGCTTTATCAATTTCATTAGTTGTAACAGACGGCTGacaatataaacaaaaataacatcAGATACAGAAAGGAAAGCTGTGTGCACTACTTTACATAGAGGCATCAGACAGAATGGAAAAAACATatcaaacaaaaataacataacTTGCCACttgaataattaaattaaaatccaAACGAGGTCATGAGCAAACTTCAAATGTTATTGGTGCTTACTACTTAGttctaaaccctacaccctaaacatTACAATAGAAATCTTAAACTTATCTAATTCAATAAATACATAAGAATACATGTAGAtattgtgtgtgtgtgtgtgtgtgtactCCCGAgagtgctaaattaagaaccaATGAACcaatagttaaaaaaattattttttttattattttgacaaAAAGAAGAATTTCATTAAGAAGATGGGAAGGATAATACAAATTGGGGGATAAGGGATCCCCTATACAAAAGTAAAAGCAAAAAACAAGATTTACCTATAAAACATAGCTTTCCAATCTCTCAACATGTCCAAGAAGGAAGGTCCCTTATAAAGATTATGAGCTTTACACAAACTAGATGCTAGGCATCTAATTGTAATAATCTCTATCTTGCAAGAGAAGGCTAACATAGAATAAATAAATGGCTTGTAAAGTACGCAATAAATCTTACCCTAACCAATGTTCCTGCATAGTTTAAGACCCTTGCTGCAAGCTCACATGAAGCCCTCATGTTAGCTATACCTTCAGAATCATGAATTTGATATTCACTTGAAATTTCTGGTAGTATTTCTGAAGCTGCATAAGGAGGCCTTGGTATGTGATCAGGAACAGGGAGACGTGGTGATACTCTCCCACGCCTCAACGGTGGATTCCTTTTAGACTTTGTTAGAACTTGACGTTCACGTTCTCTTCATATGACCAGAGAAAAGGTAAGAATCTTCACAAAAGCTGCATCAGCTTTCATGCGCACATACACATTCACCATTACTTGgataatagaaaataaatgcAAGTGTAGAAAAGTTAGGCAATGAATTATTTTCTGAATACAGAACTTCAGTATTTCTTGGCAAAGAAGATATTAGAGGAGGAAAGGAAAATTGGATGCCTACAAAATTTAAAGAAGACACCTTAATATTCCAAGATCTAAACAATAGGaaacctaaaaaatgttatacaGAACAGGGGAAAATAGAGAAAAGATGAATGAAATTAATATCATTGAAATATTCTATTACACAAGCAACAGGTCAAGCATTTAACAGTGAAAACATGCATACAAGTACATCACTAAAGCCTCAGAACATAAGATATATGTATACTGAGCAGTTTTCTATGCTAAGATTGCTAACAAACTGTCTTACATATATTAAGAATTCCCAGTGTACAAGAGAAAATTGTTATAAGAATCAATATCAACAATAACTTCCAATCTAAACCAGTCAAATGTTTCCATAATGTTCGATCAATCAAAATAAGCAGTAGAAGGGACATTGTCAAATGTTTTTCCTAGAATAATATTTAGAGGATCATGCATGCATTTATTTCTTTCAAGGGCTAAATTGTCAAATCAATAATCTTTCGGAGCTAAATTGATAGCTTCCATTAAACaaagttctttttaatactttttATCTAAATGGAAATCTTTCATACATTATTACACACTGAAAAGTACAAGTTCAATCCACTGTAACACAAAGAATAGCACAATAAGTGTACCTTCTGATTTTCATGGCCTCCTCCAACCCAGCCAACTTCCGAGCAAAAACCACAAAGTGCTTTCTTGAAAGTGATTGATTTCCTGTCGTAACAACACAGGAAGTGTAGATTAATTCATATTATTTGTCAACagttcaaaaattaatgatataTTAAATACGCAAAATAACAGAAAATTGGGCGAACCGTGAAGGGTAGTAGAGCGTGGGAGAGTGAGTGGGGAGCCAGTAAAAAGGGAGGAAGTTGAAGAGGACGGTGATGCTTCGCCATGGAAGGAAGATGAGAGTTTGAGAAATGAAGTGTGAGTGAGCGAAGCAGTGAGCACCATTCTACCTCTTGCTCTGTCTCTGCAGAGAGTGAAGATAACGGAACAAGAGGGggtttgatatttttgaatgaaaaaaattcGAGCAgagaacaattttttttttgttggttgtGGAGCAGAATAGAATTTATATATGCGCTAGGAGTGTATGGGCTGGGCCCTGCCTTGGCCCAAATTAAGCCACAATAGGCTGAATTAAGATAATCGAACTGACTGACCAAAAACAAAGACAATCGAATCGATTATCCAACCATGCAGTTAGAGATTCAAATATCTCAAACGATTGTATcgaatataataaaatatacatttattaaaaaataattttttgcatattatattattttaaattagttgattgttaaaaattaaactaatttaatagATTTTTTTACGGGTCGTCTACaattaatttttatcttaaataatGACAATTTTGGTGGCTGATTCTTAGaaccattttttctttttcgatgTCTAACTGTTTAGGCATACCTTGCATTAACGACCACTTTTATCATAAGTATTCATATTTTGATGACACCTTTGAATTTACTCAAAATCAAGATAGATCTTCGAATTCTAAGTTGTTAAATTTTTCAATTCAAAGTACTCAACACTTTTTTTAAACACTGTAGgtctttatattttatagatCTTTCTGTAAACTAAtctaatagtaataataatatctagttttaaaaagggttggggaaagaaattttaaaattctcaaATTGGTGGAATGTTGAGTCTTACCTGAAAAAGTTAGTTGaataaatacatacatatatatatatagttttacTTATATTGGTGAACATCCAATCTAAGGGATTGTTTAGTTCAAATAAAGTTtgagaaaataatatttaaagttTTTAGATTAGTGAAAAACAGATCTGACTAGCTTAATAGATCTGAAAAGGCTTGATGAAATAATATCGAACGCTCTCATTAGGTTGATTGTGACCATTCCAAAACTTAACTTGTGAAGgttttaaaaaagaatattaattataCACTCATTTTATTATGGAACTTTCAAGTTACTTTGAGAACTAGATGTAAGTATTTTAGATCAAAGCTAGTATATATCGCTTATGTATATCTTTTCAACTCATATATGAAGTTTGGAAGTGAGTTTTAGTTTTACTTATGATGCCTCATAAACGTTTTTAAAAGCTTTCTAAAGTTTATCTAGATCTCAAAAAATGTGCTTTAATATATATAGGTGAGTTTTATTAAATCTCTTCTAAAACAACATGTAAATTATTCTCTATGATGTGACACATTTTAATTGGATGTTTTGTTTTAGTTTGAGTTAATTTaacccaataaaaattaatGTCTTAATTAAAGTAGAGccattttgtaattaaatatttttataagatggataattatatgatttttgtaaatattaaaaagtaaatttatgttttttttatcaaatcaGTTTTAATTTGATTCGTTCTACCCTTTTATTGAAGAACACCTCTCCTGTTGAGTGAAGAATATTTCCTCCCTTTCATTGTTCTTTCATACTCAAATTCGTTCCTGGTAAACTTCGCCGCCATTGTCGTCGTCGTCATCGGGAGAAGAAGTGTCTGCTATCCTTTCGCTCGGAACATATTTCTTCCTTTGATCATCCCTTAACATATTTCTATCACGGCTCTCACTACAACCTCCTTACTTCTGCAATTAGGTTTTTGTTCTATCCTTTCCTTTGTTTTATGTCCTTTAATTTTGTTCTGAATTGAGTTAATTAGAATTGAAATAGGTAATTGGAACAAGAGTAGCTCTAATTTTGATCAGAAACACTTTGGATGTTATTGTGTTATTTTTTTGAACCTTTCATCTTATTATAGTTGCTGATGTTGTGTTGTtattggtgttgtgttttatttttttaatttatcttctTGCAATGTTCTTATTTGCTGGTATTCTTCTGTTacttgtaattttcttttcactttcaCTTTCATATGGAAGAGAATGGTTACTGCTTTAACTTTGGTGTATACTCTCctaaaagtatttatttaatctgaattatttttattttaattaagtaTGCTACTAACTTTTCAAAGTAATTTTAACTTTGCTCATTTCCTTCAAAAGAAGTGAAATAGAAGTTATGAAGTAGAAAAGACTTTAACAATTTGTATGATATTAATTATGTATATCTATTGAATGATtatgaaacaaataaaaatggGTAGTAGccagttaaaaataaaaagaaattgaatGCTTTTTCTTGTGCATGCCCTTATGATTTTTGAACATTAGATTAAAATGCATCCAACTCAGTGTTGTCTTCCTTTATATGTCTCATTTGAATCAATTTCTAATATTTATCATTTATCTTGTTTCTATAAACATAATGTGTGTGACTTTGTTCTGGTCAGGTGCAAGTATTACTATCACATATTTTCATTGTTACATACATTTTCTTCATTTTAACTCTGGTGAGAATCTTATTTCTACTTTATACAAATCATGACAAATGAAATTATGAAATGATGAAAATCATAATAGATTTTTAGCATGGTCCAGTCTGAGATTAAGGAGAAAGACAACTAAAGAAATGccaaatttatttaaaattagatgaaaaagatctaaaataaaattcgaaaatcaagaaaaagataaataagataaatatcgaaaattaagaaagataaataagataggatttgaaattaaaagaagaattaattaaacaaaaaaaaatcactaaagaatcactaaaattaaaaattgaaattaaataaaaaaaagataacaaagattcgaaaataaaaagaaaagatagataagatagaaataaaaaatttaagaaaactaacaaaataaaaagaaacaccaaatttaaaatttgaaatcaaataaaaacaagatagccaaaacaaaagaaaaaaatccgaatttaaggggaagataaataatataacaatcgaaaattaagaaaaataaataaaaaaattcgaaaatcaaaagaaagataattaaacaaaaactaaaaaatatctaatcTAAACAACAAGAGAACTTGTAATTGTTAATCACGAACAATCTctgacaacggcgccaaaaatttggtgcgcgaaattaGAACTCGCACTAGCAAGTGTACCATGGTTGCATGCACAATGACTCAGGAGGAAAAAATTCGTTCCGGAGGTCCAAAGATATGGTTTCTTCCACCAATGGGTCAATAACATAGTCGTCGTCTAAATTACCATTGCGTGAATTTTCACCTCGCTTTTGGAGTTTTGTAATTGTGTTGGCAATATCATTCATTGCTTCGACAAAATCACTTGAGTTCTTACATGCAACATCCATCAACCTAGAACACTCAACACCTAACATACCCAAATGACACTTTAGTACCTTATCAGAATCACTTGGATCATCGACGTTTGACTTCATGAAATCACTCTTACCATTCTTCGTCCATTGCTTGCACACTAAGCGTTCTGAAGTAACTTCAATGTGTTGGTGCTTTAGGCATGCGAATATGTGCATGCAGGGAAGCCCTTGATTTTCAAACCACAAACATTCACAACGAAGCATCCCTCCAATTCTGTCAAACTCAACCACATGATAAATTTCTGGCATTCTAAAACTGTTACACTTGAGGTATAGTTTTCCATCATCCTGAATTACCAACTCTATGTTCAAAGCACAAGCACCCTCAATTTCCTTCTTGACCTCCCGGAACATGTTACGAGTAAAAGTCTTTGCACCAAAAGCTTCAAGTGTCGACAAAGAAGTCACAAGTACTGGATTAGTATATTTACTATTGAACTCTGCAACTCTTTCATTGTTCCTGTAATGGCTAACAACGGTCTTGATTGATAAATTCAAGAAGGGTATCTTTCTTTATTACATATGCTTTTATTAGAGAGTTAATCCCTTCACACTAGGATGTTGTCCTAATTCGCCCAAAAAATTGGTTCCTCAAATATGCAAGAACCCATAAATTTTTTAACTCATAGGTTTGGTCGACCCAAGAGCTGCTTGATAAGTTATACATTGCCACCATGTCTCCCCACATGACCTCAAACTGTTCAACACTCACATTAGCATAAATCAATTTCTTGAAGTCATTTAGAAATTCACTGTTCTTAACCTTCTCGCATGCATTCCTATGTAAGTGCTATGTACAAAGTCAATGTGTTGTATAAGGAAAGACTTGTTTAATGGCTTCTCTCATTGAAAGATCTCTGTCAGTGACAACTGCCATAAGATGTTTATTACCCATTGCTTTCAAAAAAGTTTCCAAGATCCACTTGTATAAACCAATATCCTTGTTAACAAGAAGACCACATCCAAATATGACGGTATGTCCATGATGATTGCTACTAGAAAATATCACAAGTGAATTATTGTAGACATTTCTATTGTAAGTTGAATCAAATGTCAAGACATTCCCAAAGCAATCATAATCAATACGGCTAGTCCCATCAGCCTAAAACGAGTTTTCCAATCAATTCTCATTACTTAATGTGTACTTGCCAAAGAAATACGATCATTCCCAGCTTTACCTCTCAGGTAACTTATTGTAGCATTTGTATCACCACCTTTCACCTTTTCTATCCTATGTTGAGTAATGAGGTTGTACATATCTTTTTAGTTGAATGACAAGTTTGCATATCCACCTTTTTGAGCAGCCAAGTATCCCAAGATGTGACAGGTCCTGATGTCTATGTCGTGCAAAGTCTTTGCCTGAGCTTTATCTGAGACACTGAATGTGCGATACTCAGGCATCATGTTAACGTCGAGTGGATCAACTAATCCATGAGAGTGCTCTTCGTTGAACGAAACAACctttcatttatgaatttttcTATCTAGTCTTGCACAAATTCTCGCACGGCAACAACTTCGAGTTAGGAGTCGGTGGTCCCTGATTCTGTCGTCCTTTTTAACCTTTTCCTTTCTTGAGTCCATCCGATTGCAAACAATTTGGCGCATAATTACGCAACCATCGCTATCACGTTTGATTTCATCCAACCTCACAGTAAAACCGTGCATCATTGCATAAGTCTTATAGAATTGATAAACAGCATCTTCGTTTGTAAACTCAAGTTGCATGATGTCTTCTTGTGACAGCTCTGCTATTCTCTTATTTTAAGATCTATCTTCATCAACCTCCGAATCTCCGTCTAAAAACTCTAGATCGTCCCtttttgaaaattcttcatCGGAGTGTGTTTCAAAAGAATTGCTATTCGACGTCTCTATCTCCCAAAAATTAACATACACCTacaatttataaaaatactaaCGCATTATCACACAATTAACATTTTACAAATATGTAGACTCGATTTATTACTAACAAGTCTAATTTAAATTCATTGAATTcgatttttataaaattatgaaatgagtcattcaaataatatttttacatttaaaaaatttaaataatattggTTTTTTTTGGTTTATAAAGGTGAATTGCTCTCATTTTTATGAGTATTAAAGGTTGATTGATACATACATTAATGTTAATtaatacactaaaattaatgcTGTGTAATGGCTCAATTCGGCTAATTCATATAATACTCTCCCTGATTCTGTGATGAGTTGTTTAACTTTGACTGAGGGTTGGAGATGCTTTGAAAATGTTTGAAAAGACACAATGCACACATAATTAGTTATTgttaatgtttattttattaacatAACTAGGTAATCTAAACAGCAGAATTATTATGCATATTCAGAGAGTAGTGTTGACTTTATTATTTTCAGAAATAAGAAATGGATGGAGATAATTATTATGATACCTAGAGTTCAATGTCTTTTCTAATTATTTAGCTTCGGAAACCAAATTCATATGCTGAAGACCATAAATTAATTAAGCAGAtccaaataaaaatttatactaGATATACTCCTAATTAATTTTATAGTAGAAATAAGAAAtgggttattattattattattattccttcTGGCTAACTATGATTAATTTTCACAGCCTTAATATATCTAGATGTATACACGAATATTACAAATACATTGTTGTCTGAAATGACCCGGAGAatataagaattaaaaataagaatatgTTGTATACCGAGAGAATAAGGATAGCTTACCTAATCTCCATCAACATTATTCTTTCCAAAACTAGCAGAGATAAAGATAAggatttttcttttgaaaaaaacCGCTAGTAGCAGAAGCAGTAATAGTTTGAACTTTGAACATTCAGTTTGTTTTTATAATTGACAAA
The genomic region above belongs to Arachis stenosperma cultivar V10309 chromosome 5, arast.V10309.gnm1.PFL2, whole genome shotgun sequence and contains:
- the LOC130981761 gene encoding methionine aminopeptidase 1B, chloroplastic translates to MVLTASLTHTSFLKLSSSFHGEASPSSSTSSLFTGSPLTLPRSTTLHGNQSLSRKHFVVFARKLAGLEEAMKIRRERERQVLTKSKRNPPLRRGRVSPRLPVPDHIPRPPYAASEILPEISSEYQIHDSEGIANMRASCELAARVLNYAGTLVRPSVTTNEIDKAVHQMIIDAGAYPSPLGYGGFPKSVCTSVNECMCHGIPDSRQLQNGDIINIDVTVYLNGYHGDTSKTFFCGEVSDEMKNLVVVTQECLEKGIAVCKDGAPFRKIGKRISEHAAKYGYGVVERFVGHGVGKVFHSEPIILHHRNNKAGCMVEGQTFTIEPILTLGSTDAVTWPDNWTTVTADGCPAAQFEHTILITRTGAEILTTC
- the LOC130981450 gene encoding protein FAR1-RELATED SEQUENCE 5-like, producing the protein MYNLITQHRIEKVKGGDTNATISYLRGKAGNDRISLADGTSRIDYDCFGNVLTFDSTYNRNVYNNSLVIFSSSNHHGHTVIFGCGLLVNKDIGLYKWILETFLKAMGNKHLMHLHRNACEKVKNSEFLNDFKKLIYANVSVEQFEVMWGDMVAMNNERVAEFNSKYTNPVLVTSLSTLEAFGAKTFTRNMFREVKKEIEGACALNIELVIQDDGKLYLKCNSFRMPEIYHVVEFDRIGGMLRCECLWFENQGLPCMHIFACLKHQHIEVTSERLVCKQWTKNGKSDFMKSNVDDPSDSDKVLKCHLGMLGVECSRLMDVACKNSSDFVEAMNDIANTITKLQKRGENSRNGNLDDDYVIDPLVEETISLDLRNEFFPPESLCMQPWYTC